In one window of Brassica rapa cultivar Chiifu-401-42 chromosome A07, CAAS_Brap_v3.01, whole genome shotgun sequence DNA:
- the LOC103828280 gene encoding profilin-4, which yields MSWQTYVDEHLMCDVGDGQGHHLTSAAIIGLDGSVWAQSANFPQFKPQEMTDIMKDFDEPGHLAPTGLFLAGLKYMVIQGEPNAVIRGKKGAGGITIKKTGQSMVFGLYEEPVTPGQCNMVVERLGDYLIEQDL from the exons ATGTCGTGGCAAACTTACGTTGATGAGCATTTGATGTGCGATGTTGGTGATGGCCAAGGTCACCACCTCACCTCTGCCGCCATCATCGGCCTTGACGGTAGTGTTTGGGCTCAGAGCGCTAATTTTCCTCAG TTCAAGCCTCAAGAGATGACAGATATCATGAAAGATTTCGATGAGCCAGGCCACCTTGCTCCCACAGGCTTGTTCCTTGCAGGACTAAAGTATATGGTTATTCAAGGCGAGCCTAATGCTGTCATCCGTGGCAAGAAG GGAGCTGGAGGAATCACGATCAAGAAAACAGGACAATCGATGGTGTTTGGTCTGTACGAAGAACCAGTGACTCCAGGACAATGTAACATGGTCGTGGAGAGGTTGGGTGATTACTTGATCGAACAGGATCTCTGA